The Acetobacter oryzifermentans genomic interval TGGCAGACCAGTGCAGTTGGTTCCGGCGGCAGATCAGGTACAGCAAAGCATCCGTTTGGGCACCGGGCATTTTGATATTGCGTATGACTATGCTCCGCAGCATGCACGGCTTATTTTTATACTTTTTACAGTAGGTCTGGTGGGCAGCGCAGTGGTGGGTATGATGGCCTGCAAACCGCGTAAAACGGTAGCAGAAGCCTGATATTTGTCTTGGTTATGAAATTATGCAAAAACATGACGCCTTTGCATACTCTTTACATGCTATATAGCACTGCATGTGTATGATTGGTCTTGAGGGTTTTGATATAAATGTCTGTGCAGTCAGATTTTTTTTTCCAATCAGAAGCTCAGGGTCAAAAACTGCGCATTGCTGTGCTTATCCCCTGTTATAATGAGGAAGTCACGATCGGGCAGGTTATCAGCGAATTTCAGGCTGCTCTCCCAGATGCCCGGATTTACGTTTACGATAACAATTCAAAGGATAACACTGTCGCCATAGCGCGGCAGCACGGTGCTGTTGTCCGTCAGGAAAGGCGGCAGGGCAAAGGCAATGTTATCCGCAGAATGTTTGCTGATATCAATGCCGATTTTTATGTGCTGGTAGATGGTGACGCCACGTATGAAGCTGCGGCTGCATCCCAGATGGTGCAACTTGCCTATGATCAATCTCTGGATATGGTAACGGGGTTACGTGTTTCAGACAGACAGGCGGCTTATCGCTTCGGGCACATTCTGGGTAATAGGGTGCTTACAAATCTGGTGCGGATTATGTTCGGGCAGGGCGTTAAGGATATGCTGTCCGGGTACCGTGTTTTTTCCAATCGGTTTGTAAAATCCTTTCCCGCCCTTTCAAGCGGGTTTGAAACCGAAACCGAGTTTACGGTACACGCTCTTAAATTGTGTATGCCTGTAGGGGAAGTGGAAACAGCTTATATTGAGCGTCCGGAAGGCTCCACTTCCAAACTCAATACATATCGCGATGGTGTGCGTATATTATTTACAATAATCAGCCTTGTGCGGTGCGAACGGCCTTTGCTGTTTTTTGGTGTTTTTTCTCTTCTCTTTTTTATGTTGGGCATGACGCTGGGTATCCCGGTCGTGCTGGAATTTATTAAAACCGGTTATGTGCCACGCTTGCCAACAGCGCTTTTGGCAACAGGGTTCGAGCTTCTGTCTGCTCTTTCCCTCGTTTGTGGGCTTATTCTGGATAGTATCGCGTTGGATCGTTTGGAAAAACGCCGGTTGAGTTATCTTTCCTACTCTCTCCCAATGCAAAGCCAGTAGGTTTTTCTTACGTAAATATGGCGTTTTGCAATGGGGAGGGTAGGGTATATTCAGCTCTGTAAAGGGATTTTTTTACCCGTTGGCCTTGCCGGTTGCGGGGTGATCTGCCGGAACAGGGAATATCCGATCATACACCATGTTAAACACAAAAGCGTAAACCAGATAAAACACGGCAATAGACATGCTGAGCGAAAACGCCGTGAGCACACTTTCATGTAGGTACCAGGCAATGGCGGGCAGCAGCACAACCTGCAACCCGGCTTCAAACAGCAGCGTATGCACAACACGCACGCCCACGGTTTTGTGGGTGGTGGCATAAAGCCGCGCCATCACCCGGTCAAAAACCACGTTGTAAAGATAGTTCCATATTGTAGCGGTTATGGCGCTGCCTATGCCGATCATCCCCATAGAGGATTCGTGCAGCCCAAACAGCGTGCTGCCGGTGGGGATAACAATGGCCAGTGCAATAAGCTCAAACAGCAATACGTGGCGCACACGGTCTGCCGTGCCGCGCGTGCCCACAGCAGGGGCATTTTGTGCAGCATGATGATCTGCCATGGTAGAGGAGGCCGGAGCGGCCTGAAGGGAACTGAATGTTTGCGTTGACATGCCGCGCAATCTATCGTCATCACGGCTAAAGGAAAGATAAGAACCATCAGGAAAACAGATGGATGAATGTCTCGCTCGAACAGCTTGAAGCCTTTGTTGCCACAGCGGATGCGGGCTCGTTTTCCGCAGCAGCCCGCCGTTTGGGGCGTGCGCAATCTGCTATTAGTACGCATGTGGCCAATCTGGAGGTGGATCTGGGGCTGGAATTATTCCTACGCACCGGGCGCACACCTGTATTGACACCAGAAGGTGAACGCCTGCTGCGTGAGGCCCGCGTGGTGTTAGACCGGCGCGAGCACCTGATAGGCGTGGCCCGATCTTTAGAAAATCAGGTTGAAAACCGGCTGGTTGTGGCAATAGATGAATTGTACCCCGAATACGCTCTGGGCCCGGTTTTTGCCGAATTTGCCGAACACTTCCCCTATGTGGAAATGGAAATCCTTTTCCCGCTCATGGAGGATGTTGGCCAGCTTGTGCAGGAAGGGGCCGCGCATCTGGGGGTTATGTGGCAGCAAACACGTATGCCGCCAGATCTGGCGTTTCGCACCATCGGGCGGGTGCCGCTTAAACTGGTATGTGGGCGCAACCACCCATTGGCAGCATGCGGCCCCATAGCGTGGGAAGATCTTAAACGGTATCGGCAGATCATGGTGGCTGCCCGTGGGCAGGAGCGCGAACGCCAACACCTGCGCGTAGCGGGCGAGGTGTGGTGGGTAGAAAGCCACTGGGTCATTCTGGAGCTGGTGAAGCACAATATCGGTTGGTCATTTATTTCAGATCATATTTTAGCGGCCTCTCCCGCAGCACCAGATATTGTTACGCCCCCCTTGGCGTTTGATGCCGGAGATAGGCCCGTGCCGTTGGCTGTGGTGTGGCATCACAAACGGCCGCAAGGCGCGGCTGCGCGCTGGTTACGGCAACGCCTCTGTGCCTCGGAGTCTGTTTTGTATAAAGGGCCAAAGGCCAGTTCATAAAAGCATGATCAATTGTAATGGATTGATATTTAATAAAATACAGCCGTTGTAACAAAACAACAATGCCACCTTAAAGCACATGTTTTGTCTTGCAGGCGAAATGAGAAACGCTATGATACCGAAACATTCCGGTATCGAGAGAAACAGTTCGCATGTCTCTTCAAAAAGTCCGT includes:
- a CDS encoding LysR family transcriptional regulator — translated: MNVSLEQLEAFVATADAGSFSAAARRLGRAQSAISTHVANLEVDLGLELFLRTGRTPVLTPEGERLLREARVVLDRREHLIGVARSLENQVENRLVVAIDELYPEYALGPVFAEFAEHFPYVEMEILFPLMEDVGQLVQEGAAHLGVMWQQTRMPPDLAFRTIGRVPLKLVCGRNHPLAACGPIAWEDLKRYRQIMVAARGQERERQHLRVAGEVWWVESHWVILELVKHNIGWSFISDHILAASPAAPDIVTPPLAFDAGDRPVPLAVVWHHKRPQGAAARWLRQRLCASESVLYKGPKASS
- a CDS encoding glycosyltransferase family 2 protein, which encodes MSVQSDFFFQSEAQGQKLRIAVLIPCYNEEVTIGQVISEFQAALPDARIYVYDNNSKDNTVAIARQHGAVVRQERRQGKGNVIRRMFADINADFYVLVDGDATYEAAAASQMVQLAYDQSLDMVTGLRVSDRQAAYRFGHILGNRVLTNLVRIMFGQGVKDMLSGYRVFSNRFVKSFPALSSGFETETEFTVHALKLCMPVGEVETAYIERPEGSTSKLNTYRDGVRILFTIISLVRCERPLLFFGVFSLLFFMLGMTLGIPVVLEFIKTGYVPRLPTALLATGFELLSALSLVCGLILDSIALDRLEKRRLSYLSYSLPMQSQ
- a CDS encoding PACE efflux transporter; translated protein: MSTQTFSSLQAAPASSTMADHHAAQNAPAVGTRGTADRVRHVLLFELIALAIVIPTGSTLFGLHESSMGMIGIGSAITATIWNYLYNVVFDRVMARLYATTHKTVGVRVVHTLLFEAGLQVVLLPAIAWYLHESVLTAFSLSMSIAVFYLVYAFVFNMVYDRIFPVPADHPATGKANG